One Caldilineales bacterium DNA window includes the following coding sequences:
- a CDS encoding ABC transporter substrate-binding protein, whose translation MNKLSFRWYLLLAALMLAVFVLAACGGQQAAEQAAEKPTLKLAVNPWSGSAVNVAVAKALLTEKLGYKVDVVDLDENATWAGLAKGDLDASLEVWPSGHAADKAEYIDKQKAIEDGGPLGVVGKISWYEPKYVVDQHPELATWEGFKNPDLAKLFATAETGDKGQFLAGDPSFVQYDDQIIANLGLPMQVVVAGSEQALLAALDSAYSRQEPILFYFWTPHSIHAKYDLAPVQLPPYSDECYAKAADKGVDCDYPEDVLYKIFSNELKTKAPDAYAFLKNFNYSTEDQIGMIAAVELDKKTADEAAKAWIDANQAKWEAWLAK comes from the coding sequence ATGAACAAACTCTCGTTTCGCTGGTATTTGTTGTTGGCGGCCCTGATGCTGGCTGTCTTCGTGTTGGCAGCCTGCGGCGGTCAGCAGGCTGCCGAGCAGGCGGCTGAGAAGCCAACGCTCAAGTTAGCGGTCAATCCCTGGTCAGGCTCAGCCGTGAATGTGGCCGTGGCGAAGGCGCTGCTGACCGAGAAGCTGGGTTACAAGGTCGATGTTGTCGATCTGGATGAGAATGCCACCTGGGCCGGGTTAGCCAAGGGCGACCTGGATGCCAGTCTGGAGGTGTGGCCCTCGGGCCATGCTGCGGACAAGGCCGAGTACATCGACAAGCAGAAGGCCATCGAGGATGGCGGTCCCCTGGGCGTGGTCGGCAAGATTTCCTGGTACGAACCGAAATATGTGGTAGACCAGCACCCTGAACTGGCGACGTGGGAAGGGTTCAAGAATCCCGATCTGGCCAAGCTGTTCGCCACCGCCGAAACCGGCGACAAGGGGCAGTTCCTGGCCGGCGATCCCAGTTTTGTCCAGTACGACGACCAGATCATCGCCAACCTGGGTCTGCCGATGCAGGTGGTGGTGGCCGGTTCCGAGCAGGCGCTGCTGGCCGCGCTCGATTCGGCTTACAGCCGCCAGGAACCGATCTTGTTCTATTTCTGGACGCCGCACTCGATCCACGCCAAGTATGACCTGGCGCCGGTGCAACTGCCGCCCTATTCGGATGAATGCTATGCCAAGGCGGCGGACAAGGGCGTGGATTGTGACTATCCCGAAGATGTGCTGTACAAGATCTTCAGCAACGAGCTGAAGACGAAGGCCCCTGACGCCTACGCCTTCCTCAAGAACTTCAACTACTCGACCGAGGATCAGATTGGGATGATTGCGGCGGTGGAGTTGGACAAGAAGACGGCGGACGAGGCGGCCAAGGCCTGGATCGACGCCAACCAGGCGAAGTGGGAGGCGTGGTTGGCGAAGTAA
- a CDS encoding heparinase II/III family protein yields MVAAIKRLPRALAVLPHVLGSLGPRWLAYRGLYAAQHRLGRLRRRLPARPWQAQPLAAWLNDASLADPAAYLAHRRGAAAPPFFFSPADRAAFQPHFAAWDAASATTPVQLADELAAGHLRYFSGEPVEIGFPPDWHRDPFSGQRLPADRHWTQIGDAGPVDIKLIWEPSRFAFVFALVRAYWRSGDDRLAELFWQAVESWRDANPPQLGANWHSGQEAAIRVMAWCFGFYGFLAAPATTPARAAMLAQMAAVSGDRIAANIDYALSQQNNHGVSEAAGLWTIGLIFPELRQAGAWKEQGRKVLEELGQSLLYDDGAFAQHSFNYQRLALHAWLWAVRLGDLARQPLSDSLKQRLRTSADFLYQLQDAASGRLPNYGQNDGALLLPLDNCDYADFRPLLQVAQVLFSGQRRFADGPWDEALLWFGGSQALAAPMPADERRDLDAETGGYYTLRSPTSFAFVRCAGFRHRPGQADMLHVDLWRRGQNIALDPGTYSYNIAPPWDNALARTSRHNTVTVDGLDQMRLASRFLWLPWLRGQSRGRWYAPDGHLAYWEGAHNGYERLSSPVWHRRGLLRLGDEAWLVWDRLVSRGSHTYRLHWLLPDLPFAWEAETRRLSLRTQAGPYHLLVQTSAPDAEASLVRADPDSPRGWLAPHYHALAPALSLDLSAGGEIIDFLSLFSPEPAQLTRTRQRLSLESPHLQAELLASPNPRAPLLSSAALTRPHLDSLTLDT; encoded by the coding sequence ATGGTCGCAGCGATAAAACGATTGCCCCGCGCCCTGGCTGTCCTTCCCCACGTCCTCGGCTCGTTGGGGCCGCGTTGGCTCGCCTATCGCGGCCTCTACGCCGCCCAACATCGGCTAGGGCGACTCCGGCGCCGCCTGCCCGCCCGCCCCTGGCAGGCCCAACCCCTGGCCGCCTGGCTGAACGACGCCAGCCTGGCCGACCCCGCCGCCTATCTGGCCCATCGCCGCGGCGCCGCCGCCCCACCCTTCTTTTTCTCCCCCGCCGACCGCGCCGCCTTCCAGCCCCATTTCGCCGCCTGGGACGCCGCCAGCGCCACCACGCCCGTTCAGTTGGCCGATGAACTGGCAGCCGGCCATCTCCGTTACTTTTCCGGCGAGCCGGTCGAGATCGGCTTCCCGCCCGACTGGCATCGCGACCCCTTCAGCGGCCAGCGTCTCCCCGCCGACCGCCACTGGACTCAAATCGGCGACGCCGGCCCGGTCGATATCAAGCTAATCTGGGAGCCGAGCCGCTTCGCCTTCGTCTTTGCCCTGGTGCGGGCCTATTGGCGCAGCGGCGACGACCGTCTGGCCGAACTCTTCTGGCAGGCGGTGGAAAGCTGGCGCGACGCCAACCCGCCCCAACTGGGCGCCAACTGGCACAGCGGCCAGGAAGCAGCCATCCGGGTGATGGCCTGGTGCTTTGGTTTCTACGGCTTTTTGGCTGCGCCCGCCACCACGCCCGCGCGCGCGGCCATGCTGGCGCAGATGGCCGCCGTTTCGGGCGACCGCATCGCCGCCAACATCGACTACGCCCTCAGCCAGCAGAACAACCACGGCGTCAGCGAGGCGGCCGGGCTGTGGACAATCGGCCTCATCTTCCCCGAACTGCGCCAGGCCGGGGCCTGGAAAGAGCAAGGGCGCAAAGTGTTGGAGGAGCTGGGCCAATCGCTGCTCTACGACGATGGCGCCTTCGCACAGCATTCCTTCAACTACCAGCGGCTGGCCCTGCACGCCTGGCTGTGGGCCGTCCGCCTGGGCGACCTGGCCCGCCAGCCCCTGAGCGACAGCCTGAAACAACGCCTGCGAACCTCCGCCGACTTCCTGTATCAGCTTCAAGACGCCGCCAGCGGCCGCCTGCCCAACTACGGCCAGAACGATGGCGCCCTGCTCCTGCCGCTGGATAACTGCGACTACGCCGATTTCCGGCCCCTGCTCCAGGTCGCGCAGGTTTTGTTCTCCGGCCAGCGTCGCTTTGCCGATGGCCCCTGGGATGAGGCCCTGCTCTGGTTCGGCGGCTCGCAGGCTCTGGCAGCGCCCATGCCGGCCGACGAGCGCCGTGACCTCGACGCCGAAACCGGCGGCTACTACACCCTGCGTTCGCCCACCAGTTTTGCTTTCGTCCGTTGCGCTGGCTTTCGCCATCGTCCCGGCCAGGCCGACATGCTGCACGTCGACCTCTGGCGGCGGGGCCAGAACATCGCTCTCGACCCCGGAACCTACTCGTACAACATCGCCCCGCCCTGGGACAATGCCCTGGCCCGCACCTCCCGGCACAACACCGTCACCGTCGATGGTCTCGACCAGATGCGCCTGGCCAGCCGTTTCTTGTGGTTGCCCTGGTTGCGGGGCCAATCCCGCGGCCGCTGGTATGCGCCTGACGGACACCTGGCCTATTGGGAGGGTGCCCACAACGGCTACGAGCGCCTGTCCAGCCCGGTCTGGCACCGTCGCGGGCTGTTGCGGCTGGGCGACGAAGCCTGGTTGGTCTGGGATCGCCTGGTCAGCCGCGGCTCGCACACCTACCGGCTGCACTGGCTGCTGCCCGACCTCCCCTTTGCCTGGGAGGCCGAGACACGCCGTCTTTCGTTGCGAACCCAGGCCGGCCCCTATCACCTCCTTGTCCAGACCTCGGCGCCCGATGCCGAAGCCTCGCTGGTGCGGGCCGACCCTGATTCCCCGCGTGGCTGGCTGGCTCCGCACTATCATGCCCTGGCCCCGGCCCTCTCGCTCGACCTCAGCGCCGGCGGTGAAATCATCGACTTCCTCTCCCTGTTCAGCCCCGAACCGGCCCAGCTGACGCGCACCAGGCAGCGCCTCAGCCTGGAATCACCGCACCTCCAGGCCGAGCTGCTCGCCAGCCCCAACCCTCGCGCCCCCTTGCTCAGCAGCGCCGCCCTCACCCGCCCGCACCTCGATTCCCTGACCCTCGACACCTGA
- a CDS encoding acetyltransferase: MVANTRRRVLILGAGGHAQVVADILRQAAGDEIEPVGFLDDAPGLRGALIQGLPVLGGIEDLAAIPHEAVIVAIGDNDTRQRLFSRLQAAGECFAVARHPRSIIAPDVIIGPGAMICAGAIVNPASSIGANAILNTGCTVDHHNRVGDHAHIAPGAHLGGEVWVGEGALVGIGAVVSPRRRVGEWAVVGAGAAVITDVPPGETVAGVPARPLGRRRLAVDEV; encoded by the coding sequence ATGGTCGCGAACACCCGTCGCCGCGTGCTCATCCTGGGGGCGGGCGGCCATGCCCAGGTGGTGGCCGATATTTTGCGGCAGGCGGCGGGCGACGAGATCGAGCCAGTGGGCTTTTTGGATGACGCGCCCGGTCTGCGCGGGGCGCTGATCCAGGGGCTGCCGGTGCTGGGCGGCATCGAGGATCTTGCCGCCATCCCACACGAGGCCGTCATCGTCGCCATCGGCGATAATGACACCCGGCAGCGTCTTTTTTCGCGTTTGCAGGCGGCGGGCGAGTGTTTCGCCGTCGCCCGGCACCCGCGCAGCATCATCGCCCCGGATGTCATCATCGGGCCGGGGGCCATGATCTGCGCCGGGGCCATCGTCAACCCCGCCAGCAGCATCGGCGCCAACGCCATCCTCAACACCGGCTGCACGGTCGATCACCACAACCGGGTGGGCGACCATGCCCACATCGCTCCGGGCGCGCACCTGGGCGGCGAAGTGTGGGTGGGCGAGGGAGCGCTGGTAGGGATTGGGGCGGTCGTCTCGCCTCGCCGCCGGGTGGGAGAATGGGCGGTGGTGGGGGCCGGTGCGGCCGTGATCACCGATGTTCCGCCGGGCGAGACCGTGGCCGGGGTGCCGGCGCGCCCGCTTGGCCGCCGCCGTTTGGCTGTGGATGAGGTATGA
- a CDS encoding DegT/DnrJ/EryC1/StrS family aminotransferase: MTTLSDYIDIGMSSPDITAAERAAVMSVLESRFLSLGPKIVAFEQALAHYVGAAHAIAVNSGTSGLHLTVIAAGIGEGDLVITTPFSFVASSNVVLYERGVPIFVDVDPVTGNIDAARAAEAAADLCRGGRAADRWLPPALRNGRSGGRQGLLKAVLPVHAFGQPADMDAIMATAQAYGLTVIEDACESIGATYQGQETGVIGKAGVFAFYPNKQMTTGEGGIIVTNDDAWADLFRSLRNQGRDVFDSWLNHSRLGYNYRLDEMSAALGLVQVHRLDELLGKRAQVAAWYEERLADVEAIQTPTVAASTTRMSWFVYVVRVRPPASRNQVMTELEKVGIPSRPYFSPIHLQPFYRQRFGYEPGAFPITEELGQVSLALPFSGVMTEDEVDWVCGRLKKVVG; the protein is encoded by the coding sequence ATGACTACTTTGAGTGATTACATCGATATTGGCATGTCGTCGCCCGACATCACCGCCGCCGAACGTGCGGCGGTGATGTCGGTGCTGGAGTCGCGCTTTCTTAGCCTCGGCCCCAAGATCGTGGCCTTCGAGCAGGCGCTGGCGCATTATGTGGGCGCGGCCCACGCCATCGCCGTCAATTCCGGCACCAGCGGGCTGCACCTGACCGTGATCGCCGCCGGCATCGGCGAGGGTGACCTGGTGATCACGACGCCGTTTTCGTTCGTGGCTTCGTCCAACGTCGTCCTCTACGAGCGCGGCGTGCCGATCTTTGTCGATGTCGACCCGGTCACCGGCAATATCGACGCCGCCCGGGCGGCGGAGGCGGCGGCCGACCTCTGCCGGGGCGGGCGGGCCGCGGACAGATGGCTGCCGCCGGCGTTGCGGAATGGTCGCAGCGGCGGTCGACAGGGCCTGCTCAAGGCGGTTTTGCCAGTTCATGCCTTCGGGCAACCTGCCGATATGGATGCCATCATGGCCACAGCGCAGGCCTACGGCCTGACCGTGATCGAAGATGCCTGCGAATCCATCGGCGCCACCTATCAGGGCCAGGAGACGGGCGTGATCGGCAAGGCGGGGGTGTTCGCCTTTTATCCTAACAAGCAGATGACGACGGGCGAGGGCGGGATCATCGTCACCAACGACGATGCCTGGGCCGACCTGTTTCGCTCGCTCCGCAACCAGGGGCGGGATGTGTTCGATTCCTGGCTGAATCATTCACGGCTGGGCTACAACTACCGGCTGGACGAGATGAGCGCCGCCCTGGGCCTGGTGCAAGTCCATCGCCTGGATGAGTTGCTGGGCAAGCGGGCGCAGGTGGCGGCCTGGTACGAGGAGCGTCTGGCCGATGTGGAGGCGATCCAGACTCCGACCGTGGCCGCCTCGACGACGAGGATGTCGTGGTTCGTGTATGTGGTGCGGGTGCGCCCACCGGCCAGCCGCAACCAGGTGATGACCGAGCTGGAGAAGGTGGGCATCCCCAGCCGCCCCTATTTCTCGCCCATCCATCTTCAGCCTTTCTATCGCCAGCGTTTTGGCTACGAGCCGGGTGCTTTTCCCATCACCGAGGAATTGGGGCAAGTGTCGTTGGCGTTGCCGTTCTCGGGCGTGATGACGGAAGACGAGGTGGATTGGGTCTGCGGCCGGTTGAAGAAGGTGGTGGGTTGA
- a CDS encoding sugar transferase, with translation MTGFYRQHGKRWFDLVVAAPAMILFSPLFLALALAVRYYHGSPVLFRQRRPGKDGKLFNLYKFRSMTNARDEQGRLLPDADRLTPFGRFLRSTSLDELPELINVLAGEMSLVGPRPLLVQYLDRYTPEQRRRHEVRSGITGWAQVNGRNAISWEEKFALDVWYVDHLSFCFDLKIMAMTLWRILKREGISEPGQATMQEFGAEYSAGGRL, from the coding sequence ATGACTGGGTTCTATCGCCAGCACGGCAAACGCTGGTTCGATCTGGTCGTGGCTGCACCGGCCATGATCCTGTTTTCACCGCTTTTTCTGGCCCTGGCGCTGGCTGTGCGCTACTATCACGGCTCACCGGTGCTTTTCCGGCAGCGGCGGCCGGGCAAAGACGGCAAGCTGTTCAACCTCTACAAGTTCCGCAGCATGACCAACGCCCGCGACGAGCAAGGCCGCCTGCTGCCCGACGCCGACCGTCTGACCCCCTTTGGTCGCTTTTTGCGCAGCACCAGCCTAGACGAACTGCCGGAGTTGATCAACGTGTTGGCCGGGGAGATGAGTCTGGTGGGGCCGAGGCCGCTGCTGGTGCAATATCTCGACCGCTACACGCCCGAACAGCGCCGGCGGCACGAGGTGCGGTCGGGCATCACCGGCTGGGCGCAGGTCAACGGGCGCAATGCCATTAGTTGGGAAGAGAAGTTCGCCCTGGATGTGTGGTATGTCGATCACCTGTCTTTCTGTTTCGACCTCAAGATCATGGCGATGACGTTGTGGCGCATCCTCAAGCGCGAGGGGATCAGCGAACCAGGCCAGGCGACGATGCAGGAATTTGGCGCTGAGTACAGCGCCGGGGGTCGGCTCTGA
- a CDS encoding carbohydrate binding domain-containing protein codes for MKHLSLALLLCLTLLALLNSAISAGAPATAPGASPDAANLIRNGSFENGLQNWQLGLAPEQGATGRLGMDSTTKTHGLVSARATITRTKSDAPDWAVNLNQGGLALQAQRRYLLSFWAKSTGQRWFMGAMLGGQRSPLIVLGPAWRRYEAAFIFTQSNPNATLEFYLAGEPETMWVDDIQLVAVPHEVWPDISTQKVGAQKQLVAGSGVAPFTWRSSNNAVGVVAASGQPTTTFSAHAPGSAIVTVTDSRGITGAAQITVIDRSQITVNANTFVRRIPASSFGSSEGGYCNQAWGSLLANPNYVAAVRERGVTFLRFPNCDANIYDPRNPGGVTTDEIIDFAVAAGIPDLMLTANVTTLDKTVAADWVGGTRDRPVRVDYWELGNEIWDPVDRGLMTQEEYIRNICEWSAAMKAVDPAIKIGASVKSLTPPFPQQYWNGPILQQTAQCLDFLAVHPYVDVDPVLNRARAWDFAVNDGDGARANYLRVTDTAANGAASLRVSVTTLAPQQIDWQVQLDQTRIQVISGATYLLSFWAKASTVRDIHVVLQQGRPPWHVYSGVSFTSSLSNNWQRYTYSFTATLPGPDDPTDDGKDAWLRFFFGHALGDVWLDDISLTIPPSGANLVRNGGFEAEPGAFDDRTAQATFTRIWGLHPVSDLRGEIRDYAPARSSAIEIQASEWNLWYDLSDNGRWGNLDRRIDETLFEAVLGTDLFWDLVREGVDGAMIWSLVGLPWLDLAASPNAPRDAQHEMVMMNRQRSGPLLLDSRVVGPTYEDTIIDASYKWFTYTQRFSGIPYLSAYATKTDNGHKLFLIVTNKNSAPEPADITIDGFVPTTRAVVWQMAGPDYSDRTVRPTITAIPNAGRSFAYTFPARSVTNIELLTCTPTPTPTPTPTNTPTPTSTHTSTYTPSPTLPPTSTETPTPTPTISPTHTLTPTSTPTLTPTLSPTPLLRLYLPLLVAHD; via the coding sequence ATGAAACACCTCTCCCTTGCCCTCCTCCTCTGCCTGACCCTGCTGGCTCTCCTAAACAGCGCAATCAGCGCCGGCGCGCCGGCCACAGCCCCAGGTGCCAGCCCCGATGCGGCCAATCTCATCCGCAACGGCAGCTTCGAAAACGGCCTCCAGAACTGGCAACTCGGGCTCGCACCCGAACAGGGAGCGACCGGGCGCTTGGGCATGGATTCCACGACCAAAACCCACGGGCTGGTATCGGCGCGGGCCACTATCACACGCACCAAGAGCGACGCGCCCGATTGGGCCGTCAATCTCAACCAGGGCGGCCTCGCCCTGCAGGCCCAGCGCCGCTACCTGCTCTCGTTCTGGGCCAAATCAACCGGCCAGCGCTGGTTCATGGGCGCCATGCTGGGAGGCCAGCGCAGCCCGCTCATCGTGCTCGGCCCCGCTTGGCGCCGCTACGAGGCCGCTTTCATCTTCACCCAGTCCAACCCCAATGCCACTCTCGAGTTCTACCTGGCCGGCGAGCCTGAAACGATGTGGGTGGACGACATTCAGCTTGTGGCGGTCCCACACGAAGTCTGGCCCGACATAAGCACGCAAAAGGTGGGGGCGCAGAAGCAGTTGGTTGCCGGCTCCGGCGTGGCCCCCTTCACCTGGCGCAGCAGCAACAACGCCGTGGGCGTGGTCGCCGCCAGCGGCCAACCGACCACCACCTTCAGCGCCCACGCGCCCGGCAGCGCCATCGTCACCGTCACCGACAGCCGCGGCATCACCGGCGCCGCCCAGATCACCGTCATCGACCGCAGCCAGATCACGGTCAATGCCAACACCTTCGTGCGCAGGATACCGGCATCGTCCTTTGGCAGCAGCGAGGGCGGCTACTGCAACCAGGCGTGGGGCAGCCTGCTGGCCAATCCCAACTACGTGGCCGCGGTGCGCGAGCGAGGCGTCACCTTCCTGCGCTTCCCCAATTGCGATGCGAACATCTATGATCCTCGAAACCCAGGCGGCGTCACTACGGATGAAATCATCGACTTCGCCGTCGCTGCCGGCATCCCTGACCTGATGTTGACGGCCAATGTTACCACGCTCGATAAGACCGTCGCTGCCGACTGGGTGGGCGGCACCCGGGATCGGCCGGTGCGCGTGGATTATTGGGAGTTGGGCAACGAAATCTGGGATCCGGTCGACCGGGGCCTCATGACACAGGAGGAGTACATTCGCAATATCTGCGAATGGTCGGCGGCCATGAAGGCGGTCGATCCGGCGATCAAGATCGGCGCCAGCGTGAAATCGCTGACGCCGCCCTTCCCCCAGCAGTACTGGAACGGGCCGATCTTGCAGCAGACGGCCCAATGCCTGGATTTCCTGGCCGTCCATCCCTATGTCGATGTCGATCCGGTCCTGAACCGCGCCCGCGCCTGGGATTTCGCTGTCAACGACGGCGATGGCGCCCGCGCAAACTACCTTCGGGTGACCGACACCGCCGCCAACGGCGCTGCCTCCTTGCGGGTCAGCGTCACCACCCTGGCGCCGCAACAGATCGATTGGCAGGTTCAACTAGACCAGACGCGCATCCAGGTCATTTCCGGCGCGACCTATCTGCTGAGCTTCTGGGCCAAAGCCTCGACGGTGAGAGATATACACGTCGTGCTGCAACAAGGAAGGCCCCCCTGGCATGTCTATAGCGGCGTAAGCTTCACCTCGTCCTTGTCGAACAATTGGCAGCGTTACACCTATTCCTTTACCGCCACCTTGCCAGGCCCGGACGATCCCACCGACGATGGCAAAGACGCCTGGCTGCGCTTTTTCTTCGGCCACGCGCTGGGCGATGTCTGGCTGGATGACATCTCGTTGACGATCCCACCCAGCGGCGCCAACCTGGTGCGCAACGGCGGCTTCGAGGCCGAGCCGGGCGCCTTCGACGATCGCACGGCCCAGGCGACGTTCACCCGCATCTGGGGCCTGCATCCTGTCAGTGATCTGCGCGGCGAAATCCGAGACTACGCGCCTGCGAGATCCAGCGCTATCGAAATCCAGGCCAGCGAGTGGAATCTGTGGTACGACCTCAGCGACAACGGCAGGTGGGGCAACCTGGACCGTAGGATCGATGAGACATTGTTCGAGGCTGTGCTGGGGACCGATCTCTTCTGGGATCTCGTCCGCGAAGGCGTGGATGGCGCTATGATCTGGTCGCTCGTCGGCTTGCCGTGGCTTGACCTGGCAGCCTCGCCCAACGCGCCCCGCGACGCCCAGCACGAAATGGTGATGATGAACCGCCAACGCTCCGGCCCATTGCTCTTGGATAGCCGCGTGGTTGGCCCCACCTACGAGGACACAATCATCGACGCCTCCTACAAATGGTTTACCTACACGCAACGTTTCTCCGGCATCCCGTATCTCTCGGCCTACGCCACCAAGACCGATAACGGTCACAAACTCTTCCTGATCGTCACCAACAAGAACTCGGCGCCGGAGCCGGCCGACATCACCATCGATGGTTTCGTGCCCACCACAAGGGCAGTCGTCTGGCAGATGGCCGGCCCCGACTACAGCGACCGCACTGTGCGCCCCACAATCACTGCGATCCCTAACGCCGGTCGCTCCTTCGCTTACACGTTTCCGGCGCGTTCGGTCACGAACATCGAATTGCTGACATGCACACCGACGCCCACGCCGACGCCCACCCCAACGAACACACCGACCCCAACTTCGACTCACACATCTACCTACACTCCAAGCCCGACTCTCCCGCCCACTTCCACAGAAACGCCAACTCCCACCCCAACCATCTCCCCTACCCACACGCTCACCCCAACATCCACGCCGACCCTGACGCCTACTTTGTCACCGACGCCGCTGCTCCGCCTGTATCTACCCTTGCTCGTGGCGCACGATTGA
- a CDS encoding glycosyltransferase family 4 protein — MRVLLIHQAFVGPGEAGGTRHYELARHCADEHGIRFTVVASPVSYLSGQTSGRAGVEDYDGVRVLRAYTPATLHRSFVWRIIAFLNFMITSGWLALRSGPADVVMGTTPPIFQAVSAWATAAVRRRPFLLEVRDLWPEFAIDMGVLKNPIVIVLARWLERFLYARSTHLLVNSPAYRDYLIAKGIPPAKITFIANGVEAGMFDPDPDQGQGFRRAWGLEDRFVVTYAGALGAANDIPTLLKAAKRLSERSERSQRSDRFDRDARPIHFLLVGDGKERANLEALTAEWQLDNVTFTGPVPKAAMPEVLAASDACVAILQDIPMFRTCYPNKVFDYMAAGRPTVLAIDGVIRQAMEAAQGGIFVRPGDDEALAAAITRLAAAPDRAKAMGEAARRYVLQNFDRRQQAEQFAALLQRLGARAKRQERG; from the coding sequence ATGCGCGTCCTCCTCATCCACCAGGCCTTCGTCGGTCCCGGCGAGGCCGGCGGCACTCGCCACTACGAACTGGCCCGACACTGCGCCGACGAGCACGGCATCCGCTTCACCGTCGTCGCCAGCCCGGTCAGCTATCTCTCTGGCCAGACTTCGGGCCGGGCGGGCGTCGAGGACTACGATGGGGTGCGGGTGTTGCGCGCTTACACGCCCGCCACTTTGCACCGCAGCTTTGTCTGGCGTATCATAGCCTTCCTAAATTTCATGATCACGTCGGGTTGGCTGGCTCTGCGTTCCGGCCCCGCCGATGTGGTGATGGGCACCACCCCGCCCATTTTCCAGGCGGTCTCGGCCTGGGCGACAGCGGCGGTGCGGCGGCGGCCCTTCTTGTTGGAAGTGCGCGACCTCTGGCCTGAATTCGCCATCGACATGGGGGTGCTGAAAAACCCCATCGTCATCGTCCTGGCGCGCTGGCTCGAACGCTTCCTCTACGCCCGCTCCACCCATCTCCTGGTCAACTCCCCGGCCTATCGCGACTATCTGATCGCAAAAGGCATCCCGCCCGCCAAGATCACCTTTATTGCCAACGGCGTCGAGGCCGGCATGTTCGACCCCGACCCCGACCAGGGCCAGGGCTTCCGCCGGGCCTGGGGGCTGGAAGATCGCTTCGTCGTCACCTATGCCGGCGCTCTGGGCGCCGCCAACGACATCCCCACCTTGCTGAAAGCCGCGAAACGGTTGTCGGAGCGGTCGGAGCGCTCGCAGCGCTCCGACCGCTTTGATCGAGATGCCAGGCCCATTCACTTCCTCCTCGTTGGCGATGGCAAGGAGCGGGCCAATCTAGAGGCGCTGACAGCCGAGTGGCAACTGGACAACGTCACCTTCACCGGCCCTGTGCCCAAAGCGGCCATGCCCGAAGTCCTGGCCGCCTCTGATGCCTGTGTGGCCATCCTGCAAGACATCCCCATGTTCCGCACCTGCTACCCCAACAAGGTCTTCGACTATATGGCCGCCGGCCGGCCCACCGTCCTGGCCATCGATGGCGTCATCCGCCAGGCGATGGAGGCGGCGCAGGGCGGGATTTTCGTGCGGCCGGGCGATGACGAGGCCCTGGCGGCAGCCATCACCCGCCTGGCTGCGGCCCCCGACCGGGCCAAAGCGATGGGGGAGGCTGCGCGACGCTACGTCCTGCAGAATTTCGACCGCCGCCAGCAGGCCGAGCAGTTCGCCGCCCTCTTGCAGCGGCTGGGCGCCAGAGCCAAACGACAGGAGCGAGGATGA
- a CDS encoding flippase-like domain-containing protein, with amino-acid sequence MTTVTGVKKERPSSNRRWLLRLVLGAVLAAIAVFVLAREIHWGTAVTYLRQMSVGWALLTAGSVVSNNLCKAMRWRLLFPPDEPLPRRWQVFGALMTGQMLNFLLPLRSGDLSRAYFMGRHRGASTASAAGTIGAEKVIDLTITGLLVALVLPYVVLPAWVGTANRGVFVGAAVGVILWVGVFAALPWMQRTLAALGRRWPALASASSLISRLLDGLQALRHRQRLPRLLAWSVGVWAFALLTNLLLFRAFGIPATLLNAALVLLFILGGVSVPLAPAQIGVFEGLTVLALSLTDVPAEQGLAFAIVLHIIVLGLPMVVGLPWIWRQTGGGEAVD; translated from the coding sequence ATGACAACCGTGACCGGTGTGAAGAAGGAGCGTCCGTCCTCGAACCGGCGCTGGCTGCTGCGCCTGGTTTTGGGCGCCGTCCTGGCAGCCATCGCCGTCTTTGTGTTGGCGCGGGAGATTCATTGGGGCACGGCCGTCACCTATCTCAGGCAGATGTCGGTGGGATGGGCGCTGCTGACCGCGGGGAGTGTGGTATCGAACAATCTGTGCAAGGCCATGCGCTGGCGGCTGCTGTTCCCACCCGATGAGCCGTTGCCCCGGCGTTGGCAGGTCTTTGGCGCCTTGATGACCGGGCAGATGCTGAATTTTCTGTTGCCGCTGCGCAGCGGCGATCTTTCGCGCGCCTATTTCATGGGCCGGCATCGCGGGGCCAGCACAGCCTCGGCCGCAGGCACCATTGGGGCCGAGAAGGTCATCGACCTGACCATCACCGGGCTGCTGGTGGCGCTGGTGTTGCCTTATGTGGTGCTGCCGGCCTGGGTAGGGACGGCGAATCGGGGCGTTTTCGTGGGTGCGGCGGTGGGCGTCATCCTGTGGGTGGGCGTGTTTGCGGCGCTGCCCTGGATGCAGCGAACTCTGGCGGCTCTGGGGAGGCGGTGGCCGGCGTTGGCCTCTGCCAGCAGCCTGATCTCGCGGCTGTTGGACGGTCTGCAGGCGCTACGTCATCGTCAGCGGCTGCCGCGGCTGTTGGCCTGGTCGGTGGGGGTGTGGGCCTTTGCCTTGTTGACCAATCTGCTGCTGTTTCGGGCCTTTGGCATCCCGGCCACTTTGCTCAATGCCGCCCTGGTGCTGCTGTTCATCCTGGGCGGGGTGAGCGTGCCACTGGCTCCGGCGCAGATCGGCGTTTTCGAGGGCCTGACGGTGCTGGCGCTGTCGTTGACGGATGTGCCGGCCGAGCAGGGCCTGGCCTTTGCTATCGTGTTGCATATCATCGTCCTGGGCCTGCCAATGGTCGTCGGCCTGCCATGGATCTGGCGGCAGACAGGGGGTGGGGAGGCGGTTGATTGA